The following proteins are co-located in the Vigna angularis cultivar LongXiaoDou No.4 chromosome 2, ASM1680809v1, whole genome shotgun sequence genome:
- the LOC108321637 gene encoding protein NRT1/ PTR FAMILY 6.1, with translation MDSTEIKSPAESSFEGTPDTSMNRKKLAIYFIESEDRRMAFGRGYTAGSTPVDIHGKSIVDLSKTGGWIAAFFIFGNEMAERMAYFGLSVNMVAFMFYVMHRPFTSSSNAVNNFLGISQASSVLGGFLADAYLGRYWTIAIFTTIYLAGLTGITLCATIGKFVPNQAECDQLSLLLGKCEPAKAWQMTYLYTFLYITAFGAAGIRPCVSSFGADQFDERSKNYKEHLDRFFNFFYLSVTIGAIVAFTGVVYVQMQYGWGSAFGSLAIAMGISNMVFFIGTPLYRHRLPGGSPLTRVAQVLVAAFRKRNAPFSSSDFIGLYEVPGRHSAIKGSGKIPHTPHFRFLDKAALELKEDGGNPSPWRLCTVTQVEEVKILLKLIPIPACTIMLNVVLTEFLTLSVQQAYTLNTHLGRLKLPVTCMPVFPGLSIFLILSLYYSLFVPIFRRITGHPHGASQLQRVGIGLAVSILSVAWAAIFERYRRNYAIRHEYEATFLTPMPNLSAYWLLIQYCLIGVAEVFCIVGLLEFLYEEAPDAMKSIGSAYAALAGGLGCFVATIINNIIKSATGNIDKGQPSWLSQNINTGRFDYFYWLLTALSTLNFFIFVYSARRYKYRAQEDREMEKHEMSYVGTS, from the exons ATGGATAGCACAGAAATCAAGTCACCAGCAGAAAGCTCCTTTGAAGGGACACCAGACACTTCAATGAACAGAAAGAAGCTAGCCATATACTTCATCGAATCTGAGGATAGAAGAATGGCCTTTGGTCGTGGATACACAGCAGGATCTACACCAGTTGATATCCATGGCAAATCCATTGTTGATCTTTCAAAAACTGGTGGATGGATTGCAGCCTTCTTTATATTTG GAAATGAAATGGCAGAAAGAATGGCTTATTTTGGGCTTTCAGTGAACATGGTTGCCTTCATGTTCTATGTGATGCACAGACCATTCACGAGTTCATCCAACGCAGTGAACAATTTCTTAGGGATATCACAAGCTTCCTCGGTGTTGGGTGGATTTCTAGCAGATGCATATCTTGGACGCTACTGGACAATAGCTATCTTCACCACAATCTATCTTGCA GGTTTGACAGGAATAACACTGTGTGCAACAATAGGGAAGTTTGTGCCGAACCAAGCAGAGTGTGACCAACTTTCTCTGCTGCTGGGAAAGTGCGAGCCAGCAAAAGCATGGCAAATGACATACCTTTACACGTTTCTATACATAACAGCGTTTGGAGCAGCAGGGATAAGGCCATGCGTGTCATCTTTTGGAGCAGACCAGTTTGATGAGAGAAGCAAAAACTACAAAGAACACCTTGACagattcttcaacttcttctatCTGTCAGTGACCATTGGAGCAATTGTGGCCTTCACAGGAGTGGTGTACGTGCAGATGCAATATGGGTGGGGATCTGCATTTGGGTCACTCGCAATAGCCATGGGAATATCAAACATGGTCTTCTTCATAGGCACCCCTTTGTACAGACACAGATTACCAGGAGGGAGTCCTCTAACTAGGGTTGCTCAAGTTCTGGTGGCTGCATTTCGAAAGAGAAATGCCCCTTTTTCAAGCAGTGACTTCATAGGCTTGTACGAGGTTCCTGGTAGACACTCTGCTATCAAGGGAAGTGGAAAAATTCCTCACACTCCTCATTTCAG GTTTCTTGACAAGGCAGCTCTGGAACTGAAAGAAGACGGTGGAAATCCGAGTCCATGGAGGCTCTGCACCGTGACTCAGGTTGAGGAAGTGAAGATCCTTCTGAAACTGATTCCCATACCAGCCTGCACAATCATGCTCAACGTCGTTCTCACAGAGTTTCTGACTCTCTCAGTTCAGCAGGCATACACTCTTAACACCCATTTGGGTCGTCTGAAACTCCCAGTCACATGCATGCCCGTCTTCCCAGGCCTAAGCATTTTCCTCATTCTATCTCTCTACTACTCCCTTTTCGTCCCCATTTTCCGACGCATCACCGGCCACCCACACGGTGCCTCTCAACTTCAGAGGGTAGGAATCGGCTTGGCTGTCTCCATTCTCTCAGTTGCATGGGCTGCCATATTTGAACGATACAGAAGAAACTACGCAATAAGACATGAATACGAGGCTACTTTCCTCACGCCCATGCCTAACCTCAGTGCTTATTGGCTGTTGATTCAATACTGTCTCATTGGTGTGGCCGAAGTGTTCTGCATTGTCGGCCTCTTGGAGTTCCTTTACGAGGAAGCCCCCGATGCCATGAAGAGCATAGGCTCTGCTTATGCTGCACTCGCCGGTGGCTTGGGTTGTTTTGTGGCAACTATTATAAACAACATCATTAAATCTGCCACTGGGAACATCGATAAAGGACAACCTTCTTGGTTGTCTCAGAACATCAACACTGGCAGGTTTGATTACTTCTACTGGCTTCTCACGGCTTTGAGCACGCTCAATTTTTTCATCTTCGTATATTCGGCTCGTAGATATAAGTACAGGGCACAGGAAGATCGTGAGATGGAGAAACATGAAATGTCATACGTTGGAACATCCTAG